DNA from Streptomyces sp. NBC_01476:
CCGGGGGCGGCCGATCTGCTGACCTTCCGGGCCGCGCGGGCCATCGCCGTGGCGGACGTGGTGATCTGGGCGGCCAGTCTGGTGCAGGCCGAGGTGCTGGAGCACGCCCGCGAGGGCGCGGAGATCCTGGACTCGGCGACGATGTCGCTGGAGGACGTGGTGGCCGTCTACGAGCGGGCCGGCCGGGAGGACCTGCGGGTGGCGAGGATCCACTCCGGGGATCCGGCGCTGTGGGGCGGTACGCAGGAGCAGGTCGACCGGTGCGCGGAGCTCGGCATCGCGGTGGAGATCGTGCCGGGGGTGTCGTCGTTCTCCGCGGTCGCGGCGCTGGCCGGACGGGAGTTGACGATTCCCGAGGTGGCGCAGTCGGTGATCCTGACCCGGCTGGGCGGTGGCAAGACGCCGATGCCGCCGGGTGAGGAGGTGCGGGAGTTCGCCCGGCACGGGACGACGATGGCGCTGTTCCTCTCGGCTGCCAGGTCCGGGCAGCTGGCCGCGGAGCTGCTGGAGGGCGGCTACCCGTCGGACACACCGGCGCTGATCGCCCATCAGGTGACCTGGCCGGAGGAGCTGCTGCTGCACTGCACGGTCGGGACGCTCGAAGAGACCGTCAAGGCCCACAGGCTGTGGAAGCACACGCTCTTCCTGGTGGGTCCCGCGCTGGCGGCCTCCGGCACCCGGTCGCATCTGTACCACCCGGGGCACTTCCACGGCTTCCGGCGGGCCGATCCGGCCGCCCGGCGAGAGTTGCGCACGTCCCGTGGCTGAGCCGGTGATCACGGTGCTGGGGACCGGTACGGGCGCGGCCCCGCCGCAGGCGGCGGTCGGCGCCGTCGGCCTGGTGGTGGGGGCCGCCCGGCACCTGGCCGCGGTGGAACTCCCCGCCGGGGCGCGGCAGGTGGTGCTCGGGCCGCTGGCGCCCGCGCTGGACGCCGTCGAACGGCACCTGAAGGAGGACGCCGGCCCGGTGGTGGTGCTGGCCTCCGGCGACCCCGGGTTCTTCGGGATCGTACGGGCGCTGGGCGAGCGGTTCGGCGCGGCCTCGCTGGACGTACGGCCGTCGTCGCCGTCGGTCGCGGTGGCCTTCGCCCGGCTCGGTCTGAGCTGGGACGACGCGGTGGTGGTGAGCGCGCACGGCCGCGAGCTGCGGACCGCGGTGAACGTGTGCCGGGCGCACCGCAAGGTGGCGGTGCTCGCCGGGCCGGGCGCCGGTCCCGCGGAGCTGGGCGCCGCCCTCGAACACGGCGGTGTCGTCCGGGAGTTGGTGGTGGCGTCGGGGGTCGGCACGGCCGCGGAGGCGGTGGTACGGGTCTCCCCGGCGCAGGCGGCGGTACGCCCCTGGGGTACGGCGGTGTCCGTGGTCCTGTGTCTCGGGCCGGGCGGTGCGGCGGCGGCCGGGCGGCCTCGTACGGTCGCGGGTCCGGCGCCGGCGCCCGCCGGATGGGCGCTGCCCGAGGAGGAGTTCGCGCACCGCGACTCGATGGTCACCAAGGCGGAGGTGCGGGCACTGGCGCTGGCCCGGCTCGGCCCGCGCACCGGGGAGCTGGTGTGGGACGTCGGCGCCGGGTCCGGCTCCGTGGGCGTGGAGTGCGCCCGGTTCGGCGCCGCGGTGGTGGCGGTCGAACGGGACCCGGAGGGCGTGGCCCGGGTGCGGGCGAACGCTGCGGCGCACGGCGTGGACCTCCAGGTGGTGGCGGGCGCGGCGCCCTCGGTACTGGGACAACTGCCGGACCCCGACGCGGTGTTCGTGGGCGGGGGCGGGCGCGAGCTGGCCGCGATCGTGGCGGAGTGCGGGCGCAGGGCCCGCCGGTGCGTCGTGGTGACGCTGGCCGCGGTGGACCGGGTGGGCGAGGTGCGGGCGGCGCTCGGGGCCGCGGGGCTGGTGGTGGACGGAGTGCTGCTGCAGTCGTCGCGGCTGGCGCCGCTGCCCGGCGATGTGGTCCGGCTCGCGGCGGGCAATCCGGTGTTCGTTCTGTGGGGCGTGCGTCCCGCGGTGGAAGGGGTTTCGGCATGATCGGGCTCATCTCGGCGACGGTGGCCGGGCTGCGGGGCTGCGAGCGGGTGGCCGCCGCGTGGCCCGGAAGGACCCGGGTGTACGGCGGACCGCTGCGGGAGGCACTGCCGGCGGCCTTCGCCGAGTGCGACCAGCTGGTGGTCTTCCTGGCGACCGGTGCGGCGGTGCGGCTGCTCGCGCCGCTGCTCGCCGGGAAGGCGGTGGACCCGGGCGTGGTGACGGTGGACGAGGCCCACCGTCACGCGGTCGCGCTTCTGGGCGGTCACGCGGGTGGGGCGAACGCGTTGGCGGCGGCCCTGAGCCCGGTCCTCGGGACGGCCCCGGTGATCACCACGGCCACGGACGCGGTGGGCCTTCCGGCCCTCGACCTCCTCCCCTACCCCACCGAGGGTGCCCTCCCCGCGGTGACCCGCGCGCTCCTCGACGGCGCCACGGTCACCCTCCGCGCGGACACGACCTGGCCTCTGCCCCCGCTCCCCCTCACCCCGGAGCCCGGCCCGGCCGCTCCGGACGCGGCCGTCCCGGGGGAACCGCCCTCCCCCGAAGCCCCCGCGGCCCCCGGGCCCGCCAGGACCCGCGGCGGGACGGCGCGGCCCGGAGGCGCCGGACCGGCCCCCGCCCATGGTGAAGCACACCCCGGCAGCGGGGCGCCCGGACCCGCGCCGGAGGGATGCCTCGTGTGGGTGACCGACCGGATCGTGGAGACGGGGTCCAGGACCGTGGTGGTCCGGCCGCCGTCGCTGGTGGTGGGGGTCGGCGCCAGCAAGGGGGTCACCGCGGAGGAGGTGGGCGCGCTGATCGCCGGGAGCCTGGCGGACGCCGGCCTCGCCGTGAAGAGCGTGACCGCGCTCGCGACGGTGACCGCGAAGGCGGACGAGCCCGGGATCGTACGGGCCGCGGCCGGCCTCGGCGTTCCCCTGGTGACGTACGAGGCCGCCGAACTCGCCCGCGTGGACGTGCCGAATCCCTCGCACGCGCCGCTCACCGCGGTCGGAACACCGTCCGTGGCGGAGGCCGCCGCGCTGCTCGAAGC
Protein-coding regions in this window:
- the cobJ gene encoding precorrin-3B C(17)-methyltransferase, producing MIGLISATVAGLRGCERVAAAWPGRTRVYGGPLREALPAAFAECDQLVVFLATGAAVRLLAPLLAGKAVDPGVVTVDEAHRHAVALLGGHAGGANALAAALSPVLGTAPVITTATDAVGLPALDLLPYPTEGALPAVTRALLDGATVTLRADTTWPLPPLPLTPEPGPAAPDAAVPGEPPSPEAPAAPGPARTRGGTARPGGAGPAPAHGEAHPGSGAPGPAPEGCLVWVTDRIVETGSRTVVVRPPSLVVGVGASKGVTAEEVGALIAGSLADAGLAVKSVTALATVTAKADEPGIVRAAAGLGVPLVTYEAAELARVDVPNPSHAPLTAVGTPSVAEAAALLEAGPGAGLAVEKRKSAMATVAVARRRPRGRLAVVGLGPGARDLLTPRAADELRRASVVVGLDQYVDQVRDLLPPGTRVLESGLGAEEERARTAVAEARKGHAVALIGSGDAGVYAMASPALAEATADIDVVGVPGVTAALAAAALLGAPLGHDHVSISLSDLHTPWEVIERRVRAAAESDLVVTFYNPRSRGRVWQLPKALSVLAGHRSPATPVGVVHAASRPDERAEVTTLAALDVTTVDMVTVVTVGNTATRNVAGRMVTPRGYRWQQQSSGAAQ
- the cobM gene encoding precorrin-4 C(11)-methyltransferase produces the protein MSGKVTIVGAGPGAADLLTFRAARAIAVADVVIWAASLVQAEVLEHAREGAEILDSATMSLEDVVAVYERAGREDLRVARIHSGDPALWGGTQEQVDRCAELGIAVEIVPGVSSFSAVAALAGRELTIPEVAQSVILTRLGGGKTPMPPGEEVREFARHGTTMALFLSAARSGQLAAELLEGGYPSDTPALIAHQVTWPEELLLHCTVGTLEETVKAHRLWKHTLFLVGPALAASGTRSHLYHPGHFHGFRRADPAARRELRTSRG
- the cbiE gene encoding precorrin-6y C5,15-methyltransferase (decarboxylating) subunit CbiE; this translates as MITVLGTGTGAAPPQAAVGAVGLVVGAARHLAAVELPAGARQVVLGPLAPALDAVERHLKEDAGPVVVLASGDPGFFGIVRALGERFGAASLDVRPSSPSVAVAFARLGLSWDDAVVVSAHGRELRTAVNVCRAHRKVAVLAGPGAGPAELGAALEHGGVVRELVVASGVGTAAEAVVRVSPAQAAVRPWGTAVSVVLCLGPGGAAAAGRPRTVAGPAPAPAGWALPEEEFAHRDSMVTKAEVRALALARLGPRTGELVWDVGAGSGSVGVECARFGAAVVAVERDPEGVARVRANAAAHGVDLQVVAGAAPSVLGQLPDPDAVFVGGGGRELAAIVAECGRRARRCVVVTLAAVDRVGEVRAALGAAGLVVDGVLLQSSRLAPLPGDVVRLAAGNPVFVLWGVRPAVEGVSA